A genomic region of Anas acuta chromosome 1, bAnaAcu1.1, whole genome shotgun sequence contains the following coding sequences:
- the PARP11 gene encoding protein mono-ADP-ribosyltransferase PARP11 isoform X2 produces the protein MEGSVEEMDTSDTQWGWFYLAECGKWHMFQTDSNSHCSVSSEDIERSFRTDPHGSLSFTTAKFNYVLDFSVMKQTNLTTLKERPIKRAPFSISAFSLICDNEAIPVPSHWENVNPEEPYQLIPLQKKTNEYIEVSGLFGKTMDTHRIKRIKRIQNLDLWEFFCRKKAQLKKKRGVPTINEHMLFHGTSNEFVEAICIHNFDWRINGMHAAVYGKGTYFARDASYSSRFCKEDMNHGNTFQIHGVNLQSHPHRPDKVMFLARVLTGDYINGDSKYMRPPSKDGSFVNLYDSCVDNTWNPKIFVIFDANQIYPEYLIEFC, from the exons ATGGAAGGTTCAGTTGAAGAGATGGATACCTCTGATACCCAGTGGGGCTGGTTTTATTTGGCTGAATGTGGTAAATGGCATATGTTTCAG actgatTCAAACAGTCATTGCTCAGTTAGCAGTGAAGATATTGAAAGGAGCTTCAGAACAGATCCACATGGTTCTCTTTCTTTTACTACTGCAAAATTTAACTACGTGCTAGATTTTTCAG TGATGAAACAAACCAACCTAACTACCCTTAAAGAACGGCCAATAAAGCGAGCTCCCTTTTCTATCAGTGCTTTCAg ccTCATTTGTGATAATGAAGCTATCCCTGTTCCTTCACACTGGGAGAATGTAAATCCTGAGGAGCCATATCAG cttattcctttgcaaaagaaaacaaatgaatataTTGAAGTTTCTGGTCTCTTTGGAAAAACAATGGATACCCACCgaattaaaagaattaagaGAATACAAAATCTAGACTTGTGGGAGTTTTTTTGCAG GAAAAAAGCtcaactgaagaagaaaagaggtgtCCCAACTATTAATGAGCACATGTTATTTCATGGCACCAGTAATGAATTTGTAGAAGCAATATGTATTCATAATTTTGACTGGAGAATAAATGGGATGCATGCTGCTGTGTATGGAAAAG GGACCTATTTTGCAAGAGATGCATCATATTCCAGTCGTTTCTGCAAAGAGGACATGAATCATGGAAATACCTTTCAAATTCATGGTGTGAATCTGCAGTCTCATCCACATAGACCAGATAAAGTCATGTTTCTTGCTCGTGTATTGACTGGTGACTATATCAATGGTGATTCAAAATACATGAGACCTCCTTCAAAAGATGGAAGTTTTGTGAACTTGTATGACAGCTGTGTGGATAATACCTGGAACCCAAAGATCTTTGTTATCTTTGATGCCAACCAAATCTACCCTGAGTACTTAATAGAATTTTGTTAA
- the PARP11 gene encoding protein mono-ADP-ribosyltransferase PARP11 isoform X1, whose protein sequence is MWGASPGWAADAEALQRTPEEFFQKMEGSVEEMDTSDTQWGWFYLAECGKWHMFQTDSNSHCSVSSEDIERSFRTDPHGSLSFTTAKFNYVLDFSVMKQTNLTTLKERPIKRAPFSISAFSLICDNEAIPVPSHWENVNPEEPYQLIPLQKKTNEYIEVSGLFGKTMDTHRIKRIKRIQNLDLWEFFCRKKAQLKKKRGVPTINEHMLFHGTSNEFVEAICIHNFDWRINGMHAAVYGKGTYFARDASYSSRFCKEDMNHGNTFQIHGVNLQSHPHRPDKVMFLARVLTGDYINGDSKYMRPPSKDGSFVNLYDSCVDNTWNPKIFVIFDANQIYPEYLIEFC, encoded by the exons GAAGCGCTTCAAAGAACACCTGAAGAATTCTTTCAAAAGATGGAAGGTTCAGTTGAAGAGATGGATACCTCTGATACCCAGTGGGGCTGGTTTTATTTGGCTGAATGTGGTAAATGGCATATGTTTCAG actgatTCAAACAGTCATTGCTCAGTTAGCAGTGAAGATATTGAAAGGAGCTTCAGAACAGATCCACATGGTTCTCTTTCTTTTACTACTGCAAAATTTAACTACGTGCTAGATTTTTCAG TGATGAAACAAACCAACCTAACTACCCTTAAAGAACGGCCAATAAAGCGAGCTCCCTTTTCTATCAGTGCTTTCAg ccTCATTTGTGATAATGAAGCTATCCCTGTTCCTTCACACTGGGAGAATGTAAATCCTGAGGAGCCATATCAG cttattcctttgcaaaagaaaacaaatgaatataTTGAAGTTTCTGGTCTCTTTGGAAAAACAATGGATACCCACCgaattaaaagaattaagaGAATACAAAATCTAGACTTGTGGGAGTTTTTTTGCAG GAAAAAAGCtcaactgaagaagaaaagaggtgtCCCAACTATTAATGAGCACATGTTATTTCATGGCACCAGTAATGAATTTGTAGAAGCAATATGTATTCATAATTTTGACTGGAGAATAAATGGGATGCATGCTGCTGTGTATGGAAAAG GGACCTATTTTGCAAGAGATGCATCATATTCCAGTCGTTTCTGCAAAGAGGACATGAATCATGGAAATACCTTTCAAATTCATGGTGTGAATCTGCAGTCTCATCCACATAGACCAGATAAAGTCATGTTTCTTGCTCGTGTATTGACTGGTGACTATATCAATGGTGATTCAAAATACATGAGACCTCCTTCAAAAGATGGAAGTTTTGTGAACTTGTATGACAGCTGTGTGGATAATACCTGGAACCCAAAGATCTTTGTTATCTTTGATGCCAACCAAATCTACCCTGAGTACTTAATAGAATTTTGTTAA